AGACCTTCTAGGGATCGGTTCTTCCTTCGGTGATCCAAAGCAATTCCGATAGTCGGAGCTAATTTCTTGGGGATACCTGCCGCCTGAAATACCAAAGAAGTTTCTGTGTAAATAGGATAAGGAAAAGCACTCAGGTTTCTTCCACacacacaaataaataaaaagacccTTGGCTAAACCAGCTCAAGTATTTACAGCAACTGGCATTCAATCACCCAAAAAAGGCACACAGAGAgcacagaaagagaaaaataaataaaaaatgacagcAGCATAAAATGATCCAAAGCCGGAAAAGATCAGTCACGAAAACAAATTAACAAGATGTTTGCTTCGATTGACCAGGCCCAGCTTTTCTAGGTTGTTACGACTCAACAATAATTCATTTGACATGGATCAGAATAGCAAAGAACCGCATCTCACAAAATATGGAGATTGTTTCTTCTCCTACTTTCATAACAAAAATAAGCAATTTTTAATTGTACCATGAAGTAACTACCAACTTTGCAGTGTAAACTAGTAGATAAGAGAAGCTTCCTCCACGACTCATTAGCATAAGTTAAAATGGAAAATACATAAAAACTTCACGAACAGATGCAATCCACAACAAGAAAATTAACTTTACCTTCAGTTCTTCCAAAGAGAACCCTTTTCCAGCCCTCACTTTCATGTTGTACTTCAGAGTTTGACCATGAACAATAGGCCTAAGAGGTCCAGCTGTAGGCCTTGGAAAAATCTTCACAGCCTTCTTTTGCCTCGCTGGAGATAATAACagattatttaaaatataaaggCGGAAAAAGATTCACCAGAGTAAGAACTAATCCAGCTTTCTAATCAACAGATCAGCAATTAATTTACCTTGGCGTCTCCTTGATTTCCTTGCAGGCTGGTTGAACCAGGTCTTAACATAGTTCTGCCAGTGCTTCCTGAAGTGCCCACTCGGCACAACATTGTTATGCTTAACCATGGCTTACCTGCAAAACAACAAAACATGGAAACACGAAGCCACCATGTGAAAAAGTGCATCAAGCGAGCAAATTCCATGGAATGAATATTTCAAAGGGGATCAATTGTCAGCAAGCATAAAACTTTGATACAAACACTTTTTCCACAGAAAAAAAGACAATGGTACTAAGCTGATCCAGCCAAATATGCCTATGGATCAACAAACAACGAGCTCAAAAAACCAGACCGGTTGTTCTTCAAGTACTTCATGCAGAGTTACGGCAACTCATCAACTAATGGCCGATGAACTGCTCGCATATCACCCTCAGAACGGCCTAGTATGACAGAATACACATCTCGAGCTGGAAAGCTCGAATTTATACATATCGAGTTGATGAGACTGAGAAACAAAACAGGCCACTCATCACACCATTTCTCAGTCAGTAGCCAAAACACCAAGCAGCACCATACATGTTATCGTCCAGTGTTCACCATGTTACTAACAGCCCGAGCTGCACAAGTTTTCTGACAACATACGCAGTTTCAAACAGCCAGATTCAACAAATGACTCGAAAAAAGCAAACGCAGCAAGCCAACGTAATTCGAAGTACAAATGAACAAACCCGCGAACTTAATCTATATCGACAAGAACCATGTACATTCACCCAGAATCCGGTAATACGTGCCGAAACGCCCCCCATAAAAACAACCTCGCCGTACCGATGCTCCACAACGTAAATTCggagagaacaaaaaaataaaacaagaactTAATCGGCATGATTCACATCCAAAGACGGCGACGAACAACTAAACGGAGGAAAGCAAGAACAGGAAACTGGCTGCGGCGGAGCCGTCCAGTAAGCTTACctgagaggagaggagaggaggacgGAGGTCGAAAGGAAGAGCTGGCTGTAAGTCTGGACTCGGCCGCCTTCGCGCAAGAACACGCTATTATGTACCGAAACCCTAGGCCTAAAGAGTATGCCAAATTACCGAAACGTCCCCGGTCCGCAATATGGGCCGGGTCACAATCTGAATCTGGGCACCCATTGTACCATCCAAGTTAGGTTAGCCCAGATCCTTCAGTAGCCCATTTTGTCAATTCTCTTTCCAGAATCGGACTTCACCGATCAATTTCCACAATTATCACATGAGCTTCCTTAATTTGAATGTTGGGGTTAAAAGACACAActtaggaaaatattatttactttgaAATATGAATAGGAGATTGATCGACCTACATTATACATCGATAACGTGTAATTGTATAGCCTCggtggaaaaggaaaatatatctTTAGTGGTGTGACGGATACATCACGTGACAATGATGCGTGATGTAATTGACCAATTAAAAATGAAATGTACATGCACAAGTCATCAATTAAGATGAGATTCATAGCACGAGGGCAACGCCTACCAATTGTTTATATCACATTATTATTGTCATGCGGGGCATCCCTTAAGTAAGAACTTTCTCGAGAGTGAGGAGGTCTACGGACAATATTTGATGAAATGCGCGCAACTCTAGTTACTactcgataaaaatacaatagCATGTTGCCTCAGAAACTTCCGATTGATTTGTTGCTACATTGAAATGGGCAAGGGATGGGGCGAGGTCGACAATCGCATTCCCCATCGCTACTCTATGAGGAAAAGCTTTGCTCCATCACTGCCCCGTGCCCCACGTCGAACGGGGCCGTGCAAGTCCTAGCAAGGGATGGGGGCACATGCCGCACCATGATCCATGagtgcaaaaacaaaagaaaatcattttttcaaaattttataatttgaaaaaaaaaatttttaatgatttcgTAACGATTATGAATTATTTTGCCTAAGGCTAAGTCAAATTCTATAGTTACTAAAAGAAACATTACGTGAATTTTACTCTACTTGTTTTATATGAATGTGTTTGGATAGTTCGCAAGCGGTTTTATCCATtattaatttgaaaatcatGGAGAGATAGAGAAATCATAATATCCCAATGAACGGTTTCTTTTAATATTGACGGTTTATGTTCGAactactataaaaaaaaaaatacgagcaTAATACTTTTATGCTTTCCAAAGGCAATGAGGTTGGGTCGAAGTTCTTGTAATTTGCCTTTCACTCCGAAGGGAAGCAAAAGgccacaaaaaatagaaaaattatcaaacaaGTCTCGGATTTATtgaaattttaccaatttaattttaaatcctttttttttgtcaattgaatcataaaccttttgcaattgtgtcaactCAGTCCATTTGATTGGTCGGTGCTAatatggacaattttaaataatattttagtattatttgatttttttaataatttcttttaccttttttattttcttttatttttgttagggCCGGCAGGAGGCTGGGATTCAAAAAATGAACGTTGTTAGAGCTGTGAGCCCTCGCCCGGTGGCTGGCCAGCCTCCTCCAGCCAcaaccaaataaaataaaatagaataaaatatggCAGAAAGATGtattagaaataattaaaaatttaaaaaatattaaaatatcaatttGCAACACGGAAAATTACACCACAACAAGAGGCATGCTCTCAAGATAGCCTGTCATTTTTGTCATATGTCACTTTGCTATATTTACAACAGGATATTGTTCTCCGACCATGTCCTGATCAGTAAGGGTGTCAAAAAGCCCTCAtcggcccgacccggcccggcccgaaaattcacctaatttttAGGCCTTTTGGGCCGGGCTTGGTACTAGGGCCGAGTGGCTCTAGCTTTTTTTAACacccatattttcttttttaatttaatttaatttttattttttatattctttcattctatGGGTTTgtaaagtgattttgatttaaaaaaaaaaaaaagaatccgaGCGGACACTACCCGGTTCGAAGAGTTGGGACACATGTAATTCGGGCTCGGGCCGAGCCGAGCTCAGTATCGTTAAGTTTCGGGCCAAGCCAagacccggcccgttgacacccctacatCATCGGTGGATGCAAGTATGGATGTCACTCCCATACCAACTTAAATCTAACTCGGATATGCCTTATGTTTCTACGTATAGAAAATGAGTTCCGAAGATTGAAGCTTGAGTATCTCCATAAATTATGCTATATTTGAATCTATTCACTCACTCCGATTTTGAGTGCTTGCTCTAGATAGTCAAGCGCTCCACAAATATTCGAGGTTCGTTTGCTACTGTCTTTAACGGTCGACttatccgaaaatgattttataaTCATATGCTATCTATTTTATAGCTCTTTTCTCTTAATCTAGAGTTAAATCTATATTTGGGTGATCTTCTATTCCAATTTAGAGATGAATATGGGATTTACAAgagttttctattttccatcaACTTGTAGGTCTTGTTATGGTCTCTATGCAATGATGGTGCTGGGGACACCGAACTTATACGcgcaccgccttttggcaaaatcATAGTTACCGAAGAAGAATTTCTTGGCATGCGCTCATTATTGATTTACTAGGCTTAAAAGCTTTTGTGTACCTCTCGAGTATTATTTTGATTGATGAgtaaaaattttctttcaataaaaaagaaagaaagaaaaaacaaccaCATCCTACCATTGCAATCCAACAAGTAGGGTGCGCCCTGGCCTCCAAGCATAAGTGATGAACGAGTTCACAAGAAAATAATAAGTTGCCACAAAATATGAGAGAAATGAGAGTGTTTGGCAacgattccgattctccgattccTGTTTTCCACaacaaaaaagatcaaaaacATGTTTCGTAAAATGATTCTTATTCTTGTTCAAGGAACAactttggagcaaaaataagaataaaaaaaagtcgatTATGGggaaaagaatcatttttgaaaatcacaaaaaacaacaaaatctcggttctttaaaaagattaagtccATGCGTGCTTCCACGTCAACTTctgaacttaaaaaaataaaattagatttgaaaatttactaacaactaaatttttaagaaatttttaaaattttaaaagtggggaattaaattttttttaagaaatgtaaaaaattgcaaattacaaattataaaatgagggaatttaaaattttaaaaaagtaaaaaaaaaatttgaaactttttaaaaaaattatagccACCCGATTGTTATcaagaatataaattttgtacaattaccaaacgcatttatgTTCCATGAATAGATATGTTgtatagttaccaaacgcattctaattctctaaaaataatCCAtgaaatagaatcagaaaatatgattctaacgagaattaatttttctgattagaaTCGTTATTAAATAAACCCTTATGAGAGAAAACAAACGGAAAAAATGATatttgggaaaatttaaaacaagtgcctttattttttcaaataaagaccgaTGTTGagtttgttttaaataagggtccgaagtgctctcattatttcaaagaagagcttgaccgaaaggcatttttgtcttttacattttttgcaattttttcattttttctttttttttttttctttcttttttccctcttccctccccGATCGCCAAACTCCGGTAAGGGTCGAATGACCCCCGCTCAATGCCATTGAGAGCAAACCTCACCCTCGCCTAGGTTAGCCCTTCTTGGAAACAATGAGACTGCGTTTGGTTAAAGAAGGATATAGCTAGGATTAAAATATTCTAGGGGAGGGGATGACATAGATCAATATAGGATTTCTTAAGAGATTAGACATGATGAGAACCAGGATTTTTCCACAACCATCAGGTCTCCTCCGCGTTAGGTCGCCTCTCCGCCGCATTGGGTTGCCTCTCTAGCGCGTGGGGGGCCTCTCCGATGGCAGTGACTGTCAAGTGTGGTCATCTCTCTAGCAACGCTAGGCTGAGTCCCTAACCACAAAGCTAGGTATCTCCACGACCTTGTTCTTTAATCAATTGTTTGGCGTGATATGAGATTACGTCCCTCGTTCTTTGATCGTTTGAACCTTTACGACACTTGAAAGGGGTTTCGATGTGTTATAAAGAACTTGAGGTTGATCATCAACTTTCAAAAGAGGTCCCAATATTCGAAAGGGCTCTCTTGGGCGACCTACATAAGTACATTTTCAACTTGTAAAAGAAGACCAAATAATTGGCTTGTTCAtcacttgtttactcacttaACAAGAGAACGAGCAAGGCTAGCAGGGTCATTCTTaaagattttgattccaaatcAAGACCCCCGATTTTACGGGTTTACTCTATCGATATTTTGCTCAAATTTAGATGGCACAAATCTCTGCTCAATAATAAACCATTCATCAAAACTTATCATTTAATAATTCTCTAAAGCATCTTGGTGTTTCGGCAAAACTCAGCCCCACTTTACCTCTgtttatccgactttaaattcgtagttcaccaaacaatagataatatataataaaatgcttgaatttcttatcttatcttattttatctagtcctatcctaaaaaaaaatcggatgaCCAAACACAGCTTGAGGgtactttaggctcttatttcaaattttctcatgatattttttaatcatgCGATCGGTTGGTATTGGAGCTGCCGTTAAGTGATAAGATGCAATTCGGTGCTTTCAAAAGCAGAGAATAATCCAAAACCATCACAATTGGCTCGAATCCTTAGTAATTTTCACATGGCGTTTTAAAGACTGAACTCCAGATATTTCTATGCCCCAACCACCTGCCAACTCAGGTGTGATTAGCACATCCTATACGATATCGACAACTCCACCATAGATCCGAATTTCAACGTGAGTCCCCTCCATATACacgatggaaaaaaaatacacgTTACATAAGAAAGGCAAATGAAAACGAttgagaaaaattttaaaaaaaatcataaatttattatatttatgtcaattaagttttaaattttttgtatttatgctaattaagtccatttGATGATATGGTGCATTAacgtggcaaaattttaattatattttaatattttgtaatatctttttattcctttttttcttttctttctcattttttccgCATCCCCCGAGGTCATCGCGACCGTGGGCTCACCCGGATCTGGGCAAGCCCAGCCTTGCCAAGGCCGCGGCAAAGGCGGGTATGCCCTCACCCGCGGCCAAGCCGGGCGAAGCCCTTGCTGCCCACAAGGTGGGAggggaaaaatgagaaagaaaagaaagaaaaagaaataaagaaataaacaatattaaaatattattaagactTTTCCATGTCATCATTGGCTagccaaatgaactgaattgacataaatgcaaaatatttagaattgaattaacataaatgtaaaaaatttatgattgaattggcacaattgtaataaatttaatacttttttgataattttcccaaagcgctaaaagtaaattttcaaaaattgcacgAATTCTATCGTTAATTTGTAGAggtcaaaactattttttgaattacaaATTCATCATAGACATGTATATTAAATagacgtctctctctctcactctccttATCCTCCTAAAatagcatctctctctctctcttctctctctctctctctctgagcatGCGAGTGTAGTGAAGATGGCCTTCGTTGTTTTGCTTCTTCATCTGGCTTTCTTCCCTTCCTACTGGTGAGAAGGAATCAGAGATGACCAATCACTAAGTCCCGGGAGTAAATATAGGAGATGAAGGCAGATGCAGAAGCTTCAGGTTCAGGCCCACCAGAAGCAGCCGCCTCGCAACAGAGCACCGAcactgccgccgccgccaccgcggTCATCCAGCGTTCGCCGCCTCGTCCAGCCGAAGCAGCCCCGAACAGCACCGATCAAGAAGACATCGAGGTAATGACATCGCCGACACCCTCTTGATCTCTTTCATGGCTTCACCACAAGTCCAAACATAACAGAAGAaaccatgatgatgatgatgagatttCGTTTGCATCGCGGATGTGTGCGTTGAAAGATTGCAGATTCGTTTGGGAAGacttttttgggcaaatttgaCTGCTTTGCATCTTGCACGTGGCTTGAACATAAATATCGGGAGTCAAAAACTTTTGATTTACGAAAGGTAAAACAGTCACGCAAGAGTCCAAATATTGCATCACTTAGAATTCCAAAAAGGTAGATTCTGAATATACTGCATAGACCATAATTGCGTCGTGCTGTTTAATTTGACTTTGGACTTTTCACTTAATAATATCCCGAATCATTCAAAGAACGTGGAGATAAAATAACCATAAATTTTCTTAAAACAGGCAATTTCGCTGTGGTTCTTGGTCTGAAGTAAAGACACATTCAGTGCCCTTGAGCTTGATGGAGAATATAGAACCTGAGTGCCAGAATAGTCAACTTAGAAGAGTCAGCATTTCGATACTAACCTACCAAAAGGAAAAGTCCcattcaaactttgaatttacaactttatttcttttttgttttgcccTTTCTTGCCCGACATTCGAGTTGTTTTATTGGACCGCGCGACGAAGGTGAAGATTATTGAAAGGGCCATTTGTCGGTTTGATTGATACTGTTTTTggttgggaaaattgtcaaaataaagagaaaaattccCAAAGCTATTagtttttttgccaattcaatcctaaatcttttacatttatgactaattcgatcctaaacctattttttgttattttggttCTAAATTTCTTGCAtctatgtcaatttagttcaacCGACCGACTTTGAAAAAGTCCGGAATAATGTGGATGACAACGCTagagtgaataatttttaatattattttaagatttttttgaatatatattttttcttttttttttctttcttttatatcCAGCTAGTCATTGGCAAGATGAGGCCGACTAGATCGCCCTCGCCGGCCTAGCCCAAATCTGGCCTTGACGAGACCTTAGCCCCTAGCCGATCATTGCCGGTGACCGACTaaaggtaaaagaaagaaagaaaaagggaaaagaaagaaaagaaaaaataactttaaaaaatctcaaaatattattaaaaactgtccacgttagcaccggtGTCCACGTTTGTGCCGACGTCCACGTCGTCGCCGACCAGCATCCACATAAGCGCCGATTAGTCATAGTTCatcggatagactaaattgacacaaataaaaaatgttgaGGACTAAATTTGCTCAActgtaaaagtttaggattgaatcggcaaatttaaaagatttatgatttttttgacaagtttCTCATTTTGGAGAGTTGGAATTTGGAGAGATGACGATTTTTATAAGCAGAATCGAACCGATTCTTATAAATTATGGCGTTGGTTCTAAGCCTTATCTTTTTAGATGA
The sequence above is drawn from the Rhodamnia argentea isolate NSW1041297 chromosome 9, ASM2092103v1, whole genome shotgun sequence genome and encodes:
- the LOC115744382 gene encoding 60S ribosomal protein L13-2; the protein is MVKHNNVVPSGHFRKHWQNYVKTWFNQPARKSRRRQARQKKAVKIFPRPTAGPLRPIVHGQTLKYNMKVRAGKGFSLEELKAAGIPKKLAPTIGIALDHRRKNRSLEGLQANVQRLKTYKAKLVVFPRRARKFKAGDSTLEELASATQVQGSYMPIVREKPAVELVKITDEMKSFSAYAKLRVERMNKRHVGARMKKAAEAEKEEKK